A genomic stretch from Helianthus annuus cultivar XRQ/B chromosome 1, HanXRQr2.0-SUNRISE, whole genome shotgun sequence includes:
- the LOC110943319 gene encoding WUSCHEL-related homeobox 2 has translation MEANSSKETIITVAGKETTTAAPTPCRWNPTKEQIDMLENLYKQGVRTPTADQIQEITTKLQTFGHIEGKNVFYWFQNHKARQRQKQKQDHLSYFHQYYLHHNHHPAVPPGIYPVPHHPNVLYGQCYIPQRDIGFYNQYPKMLLPSATTTKRRSPRTTTRTKASFGAGTIAGGNNMIKSKMVNGKNYNHQETLDLFPLHPTGILQQKEANANNVNVCDSNACTSGPSVRSQDQHFFDFFSI, from the exons ATGGAAGCCAATAGCAGCAAGGAAACAATCATTACGGTGGCCGGAAAAGAAACCACCACCGCCGCACCCACGCCATGCAGGTGGAATCCGACGAAAGAACAGATAGACATGCTGGAGAATTTATATAAACAAGGTGTGAGAACACCAACAGCTGATCAGATTCAAGAGATTACAACCAAATTACAAACTTTTGGTCACATTGAAGGCAAAAATGTGTTTTATTGGTTTCAAAATCATAAGGCAAGACAAAGACAGAAGCAAAAACAAGATCATCTCTCTTATTTTCATCAATATTATCTGCATCACAACCACCACCCTGCGGTGCCCCCCGGGATCTATCCGGTACCCCATCATCCAAACG TTTTATATGGCCAATGCTACATACCACAACGTGACATAGGGTTCTACAATCAGTACCCAAAGATGCTACTACCTAGTGCCACCACAACCAAGAGAAGATCACCACGGACCACCACCCGAACCAAGGCGTCTTTCGGTGCAGGAACCATCGCCGGAGGGAATAATATGATCAAGTCAAAGATGGTCAATGGCAAAAACTACAATCATCAAGAGACTTTGGATCTTTTCCCACTTCACCCGACCGGGATATTGCAACAAAAGGAAGCCAATGCAAACAATGTTAACGTTTGTGATTCGAATGCTTGTACGTCGGGTCCCTCTGTTCGTTCACAAGACCAACATTTTTTTGACTTTTTCTCTATTTAA